In Coraliomargarita parva, the genomic stretch TGCAACGTGTCCCGGACATGGTGGGCACCGGCAACGATCTCTCAAACTACTCCATGGTAGAATTAGCGGCGGAGACCGCAAGCCTGTCAAATACGGTCAACCAGAAGTTCGGACGCTCATTCCGAATCGTCGCCTTTCGTTGGCTTAGCAAGGATGAACTATGAGCTATCTTTTCAAGCTCCCTATTACACGCCGATGGTGCATTGCCATATTCTGTTTCCTCCTCACACTTAACGCAGGCGTGGGGCAGGAAAACGATGCTCGCATGCAAGCCAAACTCACGACCCTCGCATGGGGGAAGCCGGTTTCAGGCCTGTTCTATATGAACGACGGTGTAGTCGAAGAGCTCAAAGCGTATACCGGTGGCTTTAGCATGCCATCCGATTATGCCGGCAGCAGTTTGATTAATTTCTATTCGGAAAAGAGCGTGCTCATGCTCCCCGAGGAAGAACGTCCGCAACCCGTAGCCACTGTCCAGATCGACCCATCACTGAAGCATGCACTCCTACTATGCATCCCCGGATCGTCTGAAAAATACAAAATCATTGTCCTGGACTTCTCCTTGGACGCATTTCCTCCCAAAAGCTTTCGTGTATTCAATTTTTCACAACATCGGGTAGTCTTCGCCCTCGGCGATAAGCCGGATATTCATACGGTAGAACCAAACCAGACATCGATAATCCGGCAGGATGACCTCAAAGAGACCAATCAAATGGTCAAGGTTCAGCTAGCACATGAAAGCGACGGCGAGATGCGTCTGGTATACAGGTCTTCGTGGGCAGTCGGTTCGGAAATACGGAATACCGTGTTCATACTGCCCAAGACAAACGGAAAAGGCGGCATCCAATTACGTAAATTTGTCGAGCGGGGATTACGTCCGTCGGGTGGCGTGAATTAACAACTCAAGAATACAAGGGCATCAACGGCCAGGAAGAGGACAGTCCCCTTCGGCAAAGGCCATAGTCCAGACACATGTAAGGCTTATATTACCAGAATGAAAAACGCATCAAAAGACTGGTCGCTCATCGAGAACGGAATCGACCTAGAGAATATAGAGAAAAACGGAAACAGGTTCCTGATCGGAAACGGTTATATCGGATTACGCGGGGTATTGGAGGAATACGGGAAAGATCAGTTGGTCGCCTGCACCTTGAACGGCCTTTACGATAAAAGCGGTGACCAATGGCGTGAACCGGTGAATGCCCCAAACGCCTTCAACCTGGAAATCCGTGTTAACGGAAAACAACTCGAGACAACTCCAGGCGAGATCCTTGAACATACCCAATCGCTCGACCTCTCCAGAGCGATTCACTCCCGTCGCACGACCTACCGTCTGGCATCCAGCGAAACTCTCACCCTTGAAATCGATCGCTTCCTCAGTGCAGACAACATCCACCTCGGGGTCATGTCATGTCGGATACAGACCACAACCGAATGCGAATTGGAAGTCCGAACCAAGATTGCCAGCGATATTTGGGATATCAACGGGCCGCATCTCAGGGACTTTACGCCCAACGGACAAGGCACTTGCCAGTGCCTCCAAAGTTTAACCATCGAAAAAGGCATACCCGTTTCCGTTGCCTCGGACATCGCAGCATCCAGTGACTGGGAAATCGAGACGGAATCCTCCCAATCCGCCCACGTGCTGCGCCTTACGTCCGAAGCGGATAAAAGCTATTCCATCTACAAGTATATCTCAATTTATAGCGGGGAGGATACTCCAGACCCGACTTCCCGAGCGATGAATACGGCATCCCAGGCTAGAGACTTGGGATACGAACAGATTCGCTCTGCACATGAAGCAGTATGGTCCGAACGCTGGTCACGCAGCGATGTAGTGATCAAAGGCGACGAGGAATCTCAGTTTGCTTTACGCTATTCCATCTACCACTTGCTCATAGCCGCACCGACAAAAAATGGCTTGTCCATTCCAGCCCGTGGCCTGTCAGGTCAAGTATACAAGGGAGCCATCTTTTGGGACACCGAAATCTTCATGCTCCCCTTTTTCAACCACACCCAACCGGAACTCGCTCGTCGCCTGGTCGATTACCGCTTCCACACACTGGATGGAGCCCGGCGCAAGGCAGCCGACTACGGCTATCGCGGAGCCTTTTATGCTTGGGAAAGCCAGGAAACCGGCGACGATGCCTGCACCTATTTCAACGTAACAGATGTCATCACAGGCCGTCCGATGAGGACGTATTTTCGTGACAAACAAATTCATATAAGCGCAGACGTCGCCATCGCAATTTGGCGTCATTACGAGCAATCCGGCGAAATCGAGATCCTGACTGAAGGCGGTGCTGAAGTCATCCTGGAGTGCGCCCGATTCTTCTATTCCTATTCAAATTACAAGCCGGACCGCGAGCGCTACGAGTTGCATGATGTGGTCGGCCCGGACGAATACCACGAACGTGTTAACAACAATGCGTTTACCAATGCGATGGCGCGCTATACCGCTCAAATTGCCATCAAAGTCAGCGAACTCCTGCAAAGACAACAACCTGCGGAATGGTCCCGGCTGGCCCAAAAGCTTTCTCTAGGCAACGAGCTGCAATCATTCAAGGAACTCGCGGAGAAACTCTACCAACCCGAGCCAGAGCCGGAGACGCTCATCATCGAGCAATTTGACGGCTACCATCGACTCGAAGACAACCGTCCGGAGTCTTTAAAGGAACGCCTCATCAAGCCCAATGAATACTGGGGCGGCGGCAACGGCATTGCGACAACCACGAAAGTGCTCAAGCAAGCAGATGTGGTCCTGATGTTGCACCTTTTTTCGTCCGAGTATCCGGACGAGGTTAAATTGGCCAACTGGGAATACTATGAACCACGCACCGAGCACGGTTCCAGCCTAAGCCCCTGCGTCTATGCCCTACTCGCGGCCGAATTAGGCAAAACAGAATGGGCCTATCGCTACTTCAAGCGCACTGCCACAATCGATTTGACAGGTAAGTCCAAACAATACGTAGGCGATCTCTATATCGGCGGCACCCATCCCGCAGCAAATGGTGGCGCTTGGATGGCAGCGATCCTCGGATTTGCAGGACTGCGCGTCGGTGCTCAGTTCGTAGAGCTTCGACCGAACCTACCCGCACAATGGGAAAGCTTGCAATTCCGCTTCTGCCGCAAGGGTCAATGGTTTCATGTGCAGATAAGCCCGGATCAAATCGAAGTGATTTCAGAGGCCGGGAACGATGACGAGGTCCCATTTATTCTCGACGGGGAGCACATGAGCTGTGCCCCGGGAAAAACAATTCGCAGACAAAAAGAGGAAACCATTTCCGCATGAACCTGGAACCCGACTTCATAAAAGACGCTGAGGGCGCCATCTTTGATCTGGATGGCGTCATTGTAGACACAGCTAAATATCACTATGTCGCCTGGAAGCGACTGGCCGACGAGCTTCGCTTTGAGTTTACGGAAGCCCACAACGAACGACTCAAAGGCGTGAGTCGTGTGCGCTCTCTCGAAATCCTTTTGGAAATCGGAGGCTTTGATTTTGGCGAAACGCTCAAACAGCAAATGCTGACTCTAAAGAATGGATGGTATTTGGAATATATACACCAGATGACCGGCGAAGAGATTCTGCCCGGAACTCGCCAATATATCGAAATGCTGAAATCCAGAGGAGTCCGGATCGCGCTGGGCTCGGCCAGTAAAAATGCACAGACTATCCTTAACCGTCTCGGTATCGAGGACCTCTTTGACGTCGTGATTGACGGCACCTCGGTCAGCGAAGCCAAACCGTCACCCGAAGTATTCATCCGCGGAGCAGAAGGACTCAAGCTCTCGCCGGAACGCTGCGTGGTCTTTGAAGACGCCTCATCCGGGGTTGAAGCTGCCCATCGTGCGCAAATGAGAGCGATCGGCATCGGCAGCAAAGAAAACCTGCCTGATGCAGACTGCAATGTTTCCGGCCTATACGAACTACTAAGTGGCAGCCCGACAATTAACTAAACGGGCGGGCGAAGTATTAGAATTTTAAAATCAATCCTCACCTCACACCTATCGATATGATCAGAAAATTAATAAGCTTTATTCTCGTTTGGCTGGCGCTATGCGGAACGTCATGGTCCAGCGAAATCTACCTGCTCAGTAATAATTTCCCAGGCAAGAAGAGTATACCAGCAGGCTACAGCGAGTGGTCTCAAAGCCTGGCCACCGACATGAAGGTCGAATGGGTCACACAAGGCGAATGTGCCTCCGACAAGGAAGCTCAAAAGACTGGATCGGGTCGAGTCCTTTTCGATGGCAATACCGGGAGCAATTGGAAGAGTATCGCATACAGCAAGTGGAGCGGCGGTAGCTGGGTGACACTCAATCTCAGCTTTGAGAAGGAGTATTTAATTCAGGCACTCGACGTCTGGGCCCTGCATGAGAAATCACGTGATACGGACTACGTGGAAATCCTCTTCAGTCAGGATGGGATCAACTACATCCCCCACCAACGCACTCAAATGCCGGATCTGCCGCTGGGCGGAAAACAGAACTTCGTCAAAATCCCTCTCCGCCTGGAAAAGCCTGTTCTCGCGCAATACCTCCAAGTTCGGATTTGCCGCAAAAAAAGCGCTCGCCAACAACAGATATCGGATATCGCCGTCTGGGGAAGCGAACCCGAAAACGGCAAGAAATATCTGACCGCAACTGACAGGCCTGAAGTCGAATTCACCGTTAACAAAGTGCAATCCGGTGTGGCCGTCATCGATTGGAGTGCTTTCAAAAAACTAAACCCGAACGTAAAATCATGGACGATCTACAGTAGTTCCCATCCCTATACATCGATTCAGGATGAGAGCGTCGAACTGCTGAAGAAAGTCGGCGGCAAGGAGGAACGTACCCTCCTCTATCCATTGACTCCTGGTAAGACTTACCACTTCGCAGTCAGTGCCGTTTTCAACGAAGGCGAGAATCCGAAGGTCAGATCAATCGAATGCGCGATGCCGGAACCACTGGCATGTGACACCTTCTCGGACATGGTCGCCATCAATCACTTCTGGGGTGGTGGCGGCAATCGTCAAAAGGACTCCGACCGCAATGACGAAGCCTACGAAACGGTCGCATTGGATCTCCTCGCCCAAACTGGGATCTCACACATCCGTTGGTGGCTCACAGACCGCAGGATTGTGGAAAAATACTACAATAAGGGTATCGGTCTCTACACCTATCCCTACGGCAATAATATGGATAAGGGTCTTGAGCTTGGGGTCCATGCATTCTCAGGCCCCGGCAACGAACCGGACCTGAAAACCAAGCCGATCGAACGCTATGTGAACAGCCTGAGAATCGTCTACGAGAAGAAGGAGAAGCTCAGTCCGGAATCGGTCATTTGCGCTCCCTCCAGCGGATTGGAAGACAGTTCAATCGAATGGCTGGATAAAATGTATGAGCTCGGCGCCAAACCCTATTTTGACGTTCTCGACCTGCACAGTTACTGCAAAATCGCCGGTGGACACATCGAGCCCGAAGGATATCCGAAAGGTGCCCCTGAAGCCATGTTCGACAACATGCGTAAGATACGCCAAGTCCTGGAAAAACACGGCGACTGGGGAAAACCAATGATCTCAACCGAGTTCGGCTACAGCGACTCTCCAGTTAACAATCCATCCGGACCGATGACACCCCAGATGAAAGCGGATTACCTCGTGAGAGGCTTGATCATCCATCACGTCCTGGGTTTCAAGCGCGTGTTCCTCTATTCGTTTTTCGACGAGGGTGAAGACATCAATTTCACCGAACATACCTTCGGCATCATCGACTACTATCTGCAGAAAAAGCCTGCGTTCTATGCCATTCAGACCCTGATGCGCACATTGGAGGACGGCGTCTATGAAAAGCCGGTCTCTGGTATCACCCTGCCTTCCTACGGCTATGAGTTTCGCCACCGCGATTCGAGTAACCGGACTGTTGTCCTCTGGGACGGCACTCAGAACCGTATTGCCACATTCAAAACCAGTGCCGCCGAAGTCACACTGACTAAGCTGCTGGGCGAAACACTGACCCTGATCCCCGATCAAGAAGGGTATGTGACAGCGCCCTTCGGCTCCTCCCCGGTTTACTTAACCGCCCCTTCAGGGCTGCAGTTCGTGAGTTCCGAGGTTGCTCAAGCTTCAGACAATCAAAGCGACTGGTCTGTGCGACCGACGGTGAAGAAAGTAATAGCAGGGCCGAACCAGAAGACAATTTCGCTGCCTTTCACATTGGAGGGACAAATTGAAGGCGAGCAAACGGTCCGCGTCATCGTCACCGAATCCAAGGCCGGCGTCATTATCGACCGCATCTTGACGGTAAAGGGAAAGGAGCAGGACTTGAAGCTGGATATCGATCTTGCGAAGCTCACGGCATCCCTGCAAAAGCTGAAGGTTCAAGTCGTTCAAAAGACCAATGGCTTGGCCGTCTCCAAGGAATATTCCTTTTTCCTGCGCCGACTTCAGGAAATCACGAACAGCCAGCAAGCCCAGCTCGTCAGCTTTCCCGGTCTGGAAAGCCCGGTCCATGTCCTCGGCAACGATCAAATCACCGCGACGATTGATTCTGCCCGCGGGGGACGTGTGCTTGAAATCATTGATCACAAAACACTCACCAACCAGTTACGTCTGGATTACAACGTTCTACCGAACCTCCCCAGCCTTCCGTTCGCTTATGGGATCTGGACCAAATTGAATGGTCAGTTGAAAGACGCCCCGATGAAAGTGCTGCAGGCAAGCACCCAAATGCTCATCCTACAAGGACAGGTCGGCGATCTGGAAATCACCCAATCCTGGCGTGTCAACAACTCGGCCCTGGAGCATCACGTCCGGGTTGCCAACAAGGGGACTTCGGCCAAGAACTTCAGCCTGGAAGTGCATCCAGAGTATCAAGTCGGAGGCAACGGCGAGTCCGTTACGGATGTATTCTATTTTCCCTTAGGGCAAAGAGTCGAACGTCTGCCTTTCTGGAGTGGCTTGGGTGAAAAGCAATGCGGAGAATTGACCCAAAACTGGTGGGCGGTCCTCGACACAGTTGCCGACCTGAGCATGACCCAGACGCTTGAACCTAAGGATTGGGCCAATCCACGGATATGGTTCGGGCAAGGCAATTATAATGTTGAACTGAAAACACGCCCGGGGCTGCAACTCGAAGCCCAAGCGTCCTGGGAAACCAGATTGTCCTGGATATTGGAACACGGAAAAACCGAAACAGACTTTATCAATACTAATTCAGCACATTGATGCGTTCAACGAGATAGAAATTAAAACTCACGCAGCCAGCATCGTAAGCCTATCCGGTGCTGGCTGTTTTTTTCTGAAATCATCCCAAAACTCTAATACGGATGACAGGAAGTCATACCGCTTCAGACGAGCACTTCCAACGAATTTTAAATTGACAGACACAGTCCCTTTTCTTTTGTTTCGTAACAAAGAATTATTTTTTCGTAACTACGCTCCAAACACTTATCCCCACATCTTAAGCCCGCGAAACAGCCGCCAGAAATAGACATTCGAGCGTAGCTTGATTGAAGAAGAAAAGGGCCTGGCGCCTCGATTCGAACCAGCATTCATCCCCCCAAAATGCCCGCTCTCCAAACATCAGCCGACCCCGAAAAACACTGAAAGCATTGGAATCCAGCATTTTAACCTACCTGAACTCCCCATACCCCAAATGAATCACGCCCTAACATCAACCTTGCTGCTCTTGATGGGAAGCGCTACCGCCTACCCTCAGATCAGCATCGAAACCGACGGCTCCTACGCCGCCAACCTGACTAAGATCACTGTAGACGGCACGGAATACACATCATTCATCGACGCCACCGTTACCCAATTCAGCATGTATGGTGACAATGGTAGAACGACTCAATTCTACCCGGATGGAAGCAGCCCGTTCGTGGGAAGCGCCGCCCCCACCGCATTGGAAGACAGCAGCTTAGGCACAGGCTACACGGCCTTGAGAAGCCTCAGCTTTGACTTCGAAAGCGCAATCGTGAACGAAGCCGGTGCCGACATCTTTCTTTTCGAACTATCTCCCACCGAGAGCAGCTACCTGACACTGAATATTACGATCAACGGAACTACGATCAATTACGGAAGCTCCGGTAACCCGTTTATCGACTCAGGCATCAATACAACCTATCGGCTGAGCGAAGGCCCTTATTTACAGACTGCGACCACGCTCTCCGAACTGGTAGCCATACCAACTTTCACCACATACGGCAGTGTCGGCACAAAACCCATCGGATATCTGGCAATCGATTTATCCGATTTCGGGATCGCAAATGGGGCAAGCGTTTCGAGTGTAACAATTGTGGGCACAACTGTCGGTGATGGACAATACGACATCTCAGGTATTGTCGGCTTAGGCTCAAGCAATGCAGAGCCTTCGATCAGTATCGAGACAGATGGTGGCAGAGCCGCAAACCTGACGAAGATCACGATTGATGGCACCGAATACACATCGTTCATCGGAGCCACGCTGACACAATTCAGCATGTATGGGGATAATGGCAAAACGACTCAATTCTACCCGGACGGGGGCAGTCCCTTACTCGCCGGCGCAGCTCCGACTGTGTTGGAAGACAGCAGCCTGACCACAGGCTACGGCGCATTGAGAAGCCTCGGGTTCGACTTCGAAAGCGCGGTCGTGAACAAGGCAGGACCCGACATCTTCCTTTTTGAAATCTCCCCAAGCGAGAGTAGCTACCTCACGCTCAATATTACGATCAATGGAACCACGATCAATTACGGCAGCTCCGGCAACCCGTTTATCGACTCGGGAACAACCGCGACCTACAGACTCTCCCAGAGCCCATATCTCCAAACAGCCACCACCCTCGCGGAACTCATGGCGATTCAGGAATTTACCACATTCGGCAGCGTCGCAACGATGCCGATTGGCTATCTGGCAATCGACCTGTCCGATTTCGGGATCGCGAACGGAGCGAGTATAACAAGCATCTCAATTGCCGGCACAACCTCGGGAGATGGACAATACGACATCTCGGGCATTATCGCCGTTCCCGAAGATCCACTCACTCCCCCGCTCGGCGCGTTGTCCGTGTTAAGCGGCAACAGCTTTTCATCCACCGAAGACTTCGAATTTTACGGAGACTTGGGGCATTACGCTTCGCCAAGAACCGGCGTGACTTACAGTTTCCTTGATCCGGTCAATACAGGTGGAAGTGAAGTCACCAATGACCCGAACCATACTCTATTAACTTCCGGCGACGTTGCCAGCACTGCCTCAGAGGACATGCTCTATCTCGGCAATACTTCCGGGATTACGCTGATCAGCACAGTCTTTGACTTAGGCGACGAATGTGAAGTCGAATCGGTCGACACCTGGGTGCTCTGTGGCGCAGGCACTCAGACCAAGAAGGTAACTTCCTACGTTAGCGTGGACGGCACAACCTACACCTATATGGGAAGCTCCACTGTCGATTATCCAACAGAGGACTCGATCATCCTAGTGAATCAAACCGTTAGCACTCCCCTCACCGGACGTTACGTCAAAACAATCATCGAAGAGAAAAGCTTGGATTACCTAGGCAACTGGTCCTACACCTCTTCCATCGGTGAAATCGTGATTGTCGGACAAGCACCGGATCCCGCAGGGCCCATCCAGCTTTTAAGCAATAACTATCTGCGTGAATCCGGCACCTACAACACATCAATGTATAAAATCAGCACCGGAGCCACTTACAGTTGGTTGACTGCTCAACCCTTTGTCACGGGTGACGAATTGATCGCTTCGGATGAGGATGACAGCAACGACGGTGTTGGCGGATACCCGGACCTGACCGATGGTTCCGACACGCAGACGGACGCGTCGATGGTCGCCAGCAGTTCCACAACTTACCAAGACCAATATGCAAGTGTGCTCTTCGACCTGAAAGACATCTATGATATTGGCGAAATCGATGTCTGGACGATGGCCGACAGCACCCGCTACATGGATGGCTACGAAGTCCTCATCAGCACCAACAATTCCAGCTACACCTCACTGGGATATACCGCGAACGAAAACAGTCGCAGCACCGGCGGTATGGTGAACGCGTGGACAGGAGGCATTACCGGCAAGAATGCGCGCTTCGTTAAGATCATCATGCACAACGCTTCCGACTCGGAACAATTGGTCATTGGTGAAATCGCGATCTGGGGAACCCGCCCTTACGACACGACGCTCCCAATAAACACCACGCCGGAACAGGTCGTCGTCAATACGAGGCTCAACAACTACAGTAAACTCTATCTCGACTGGACTGACTATAATCACGTGGTGAACGACGTTGATTCCTATAATCTATACATAGAAACGGAACCGTTCACCAGTGTCGCCGACAAGACTGCAGTTCAGAATATCCTGACCGGTTCCACCGCGCAAAAGGCCAAGTTCACTTCCTACTTCGCTCTCGAGCCGGAAACCACCTACTACGTCGCCATCACTCCGGTTACCAGCGGGGATGTGGAACGCCAGGATGTCACGCCTCAGGTGCTGACGACACCCGCGGTTATCGATACAAGCGGCACACTCCGCAATCTGTTCTGCATCAATGACCCGGCCTACGGTGCGGGCGACTATGAAGATCATGATGACGAGTGGACGAACATGCTAATGAAGGCCGACCTATTGAAAGAGATTGGAGTGAATAAGAACCGTTGGTCCAACCATGATGGTCCCGTGATGGACCAGTATTCATACCGGGGCATCAACTTCCATCTGTTTTACAACGATCCAAGCAAATTGAGCTTCGATATGGGCTATGGAGTGTGGTCCTTCTCCACCTATAATGAGCCTGATTTAGCAAGTGCGAACGTCGTGACGGCCACGAACACGATCAAAGCCAATCACGATGCACTCAAAGCAACCGACAGCCGGTTGATGCTCTTCGAGCCCGCACTCGGCGACACCAATACCTCCGGCCTGACCTGGCTCGAGAATTTCTACAATGCGGATGGGCAGAACGGAGACCTGGTCCGGACCTACTTCGATGTCATGGATGTGCATGCCTATTGCAAATACGCGGACCCGTATCCATCCGGTCTACTTCCAGGTGTGCCTGAAGCGCTCATCGACAAAATTGACGACCTGCGTAGTCTGATGACCAGTCATGGCGACGGCGACAAGCCCATCGTCTTCACTGAGCTTGGCTGGAGCACGTATACTGGTGGAGGCTCCTATTTACGCGGTATTGATGACACCACACAGAGAAACTACCTGGCCCGTGCTTTCATGATCTCGGCCGCCAAGGACATCAAAGCCATATTCTGGCACAACTTCCAAGACAACGGAACCGATGGGACCAGCATCGAACACAATTTCGGCATTATCGATTGGGATGGGATTCCAAAGCCCGCCTACTATGGCTACTACATTCTCTCGAGGGTATTGTCAGATGCCGTCTTTGATGTTGAGCTGAGCAACGTGACCCACCCCAATTACGGATACCGCTTCCGGGATGAGAAGCATGATGTTTACATCACGGCCATTTGGGCCGCCGATGAAGCCAGCAGAACCGCAAATCTAACCACTTCGGATTCAACAGTCAAGGTAGTGGGGATTGACGGCAGCTTAAACTCTGTTGAAGCGAGCAATGGCTCTGTTGCAATCTCCATCACCGGCGCACCGGTCTTCATCTATTCAACGACTCCACTCAGCGTCACGACCATCAACTGAACTCTAACACTCAATCAATCCAATACCAATATAACCGGACGACAAAGAACCACATCTTTGCAACTGTTCTAACTAAACACATATCATGAAAAAATACATCCCCACAGTCCTAAAACACCTCACGTTCCTTGGAATTTGCACAGGGATCGCCTCCGCACAGATCTCCATCGAAACCGATGGCACCAACGCCGCCAACCTGACGAAGATCACCGTAGATGGCACCGAGTATACTTCCTTCATTGGTGCCACCGTGACACAATTCAGCATGTATGGTGACAATGGTAGAACGACACAAATCTACGCATCCGGCAGCAGCCCCCTTGTCGGAACTGATGCCCCAACTGTCTTGGAAGACAGCAGCCTAACTTCTGCCTACACTGCGTTGAGAAGTCTGGCATTCGACTTTGACAGCGCGGTTGTAAACCAGGCAGGGGCCGATATCTTTCTCTTCGAATTCAACCCTGCCGAGACCAGTTATCTGACACTGAACATAACTATCAACGGAACCACCATCAATTACGGAAGTTCCGGCAACCCCTTCGTGGACACCGGCTCGACGGGCACTTACCGACTCAGCCAAAGCCCATACTTGGATACTGCGAGCACGCTTCAGGAGCTGATCGACATCCCTTCCTTCACAACATATGGCAGTGAAAGCTCAGGCGCGATTGCCTATCTCGCGATCGACTTGACTGATTTCGGGATCGCCGACAACGCCACCATTTCGAGCATTTCGATTGCAGGCACAACAGTCGGAGATGGCCAATACGATATCTCCGGTCTTGTTGCCGTTCCAGAGCCTCGCTCACTTGCACTCATGCTTGGACTCTTCGGCTTGAGCATGATCGCACTTCGCCACCGCAATCGTTCGTAAACATTTCGACAGGGAAAAGCTGGAGGTGCAAATCCACGCCTCCAGCTTTTTTTTTGAAATGAAAAGCCCCCAAATCAATTTGGCATCTGCGGCTTTGATCGCATCGGCATTCAATCATGACGCACTCGAAGTCCTTCGCACTACCGACGTGGTCAAACGACAGAACCCGTAATGCTACTGGACGCGATGAAACAAAAAATTAAAATAGGTCAAATCGGAACCGGGCACCTGCATGCATATAAGATCGGGGCTTTGAAACTACACCCGGATGTCTTTGAAATCGTCGGAGTCGCCGAAGATGATCCCGCACGACGTCAAGCCGCCCAGCAGCACCCGGCCTATCAGGGCTTGGACTGGACTCGGAGCGATGAGTTGCTAGCCATGCCGCACTTGGACGCCATTCTTGTCGAAGTCGAAGAGCATGATACCGTCCAAGTCGCCATGCGTTGTGTCCAGGCAGGGAAGCATCTACATGTAGACAAGCCCGGCGGGGAGTCACTCGCCTCCTTTAAAGCGCTGCTGCAGGAAGCGCAAAAACGACAGCGGATCATTCAAATGGGCTACATGTATCGTAACAGCCCGGTGATTGAATTCTGCCTGAAAGCCGTGCGGGAGGGGCTGGTCGGCAAGGTATTTTCAATCGACTCGACCATGAGCCGCTACGACGGGGAAGACTTCCGCCAAACCATGAAAAGCTTCCAAGGTGGCGCAGCTTACATTTTCCTATGCCACCTGATCGACATCACTGTCAATCTGATGGGTAAACCGGATGAAGTCATTCCTTTGTCGACCTGCACGAAGGACGACGGCGTCGTAGATAACGGCTTTGCCGTGCTGACATTTCCAGGAGGCTGCACGGCTTCTTTGCGAACGACAATTGTCGAAGTTGATGGTTTCTCACGACGGAACCTGGTAATCTGTGGTGATCGTGGCACGATCATCGTCCAGCCACTAGAGTTGGAGGGTAACCGAGCAGG encodes the following:
- the pgmB gene encoding beta-phosphoglucomutase, coding for MNLEPDFIKDAEGAIFDLDGVIVDTAKYHYVAWKRLADELRFEFTEAHNERLKGVSRVRSLEILLEIGGFDFGETLKQQMLTLKNGWYLEYIHQMTGEEILPGTRQYIEMLKSRGVRIALGSASKNAQTILNRLGIEDLFDVVIDGTSVSEAKPSPEVFIRGAEGLKLSPERCVVFEDASSGVEAAHRAQMRAIGIGSKENLPDADCNVSGLYELLSGSPTIN
- a CDS encoding glycosyl hydrolase family 65 protein — translated: MKNASKDWSLIENGIDLENIEKNGNRFLIGNGYIGLRGVLEEYGKDQLVACTLNGLYDKSGDQWREPVNAPNAFNLEIRVNGKQLETTPGEILEHTQSLDLSRAIHSRRTTYRLASSETLTLEIDRFLSADNIHLGVMSCRIQTTTECELEVRTKIASDIWDINGPHLRDFTPNGQGTCQCLQSLTIEKGIPVSVASDIAASSDWEIETESSQSAHVLRLTSEADKSYSIYKYISIYSGEDTPDPTSRAMNTASQARDLGYEQIRSAHEAVWSERWSRSDVVIKGDEESQFALRYSIYHLLIAAPTKNGLSIPARGLSGQVYKGAIFWDTEIFMLPFFNHTQPELARRLVDYRFHTLDGARRKAADYGYRGAFYAWESQETGDDACTYFNVTDVITGRPMRTYFRDKQIHISADVAIAIWRHYEQSGEIEILTEGGAEVILECARFFYSYSNYKPDRERYELHDVVGPDEYHERVNNNAFTNAMARYTAQIAIKVSELLQRQQPAEWSRLAQKLSLGNELQSFKELAEKLYQPEPEPETLIIEQFDGYHRLEDNRPESLKERLIKPNEYWGGGNGIATTTKVLKQADVVLMLHLFSSEYPDEVKLANWEYYEPRTEHGSSLSPCVYALLAAELGKTEWAYRYFKRTATIDLTGKSKQYVGDLYIGGTHPAANGGAWMAAILGFAGLRVGAQFVELRPNLPAQWESLQFRFCRKGQWFHVQISPDQIEVISEAGNDDEVPFILDGEHMSCAPGKTIRRQKEETISA
- a CDS encoding Gfo/Idh/MocA family protein, whose translation is MKQKIKIGQIGTGHLHAYKIGALKLHPDVFEIVGVAEDDPARRQAAQQHPAYQGLDWTRSDELLAMPHLDAILVEVEEHDTVQVAMRCVQAGKHLHVDKPGGESLASFKALLQEAQKRQRIIQMGYMYRNSPVIEFCLKAVREGLVGKVFSIDSTMSRYDGEDFRQTMKSFQGGAAYIFLCHLIDITVNLMGKPDEVIPLSTCTKDDGVVDNGFAVLTFPGGCTASLRTTIVEVDGFSRRNLVICGDRGTIIVQPLELEGNRAGGRIFLNLREASGDFHAGLQEIPQPPLRDRYEDQLLEFASIVRGEIENPYPYSHELLVQQCHLQACGYSI